GAGCATCGCGAAGCAGATGTGCTGAATCAGGAAAAAAAGCGGCGGATGGTCGTGGAACGAAAGTTTTGTCCACCACGGTAGCGGGTTATTCTCGAACCAGTGGACCGGTGTCGGCTGGGCGGCGCTTTCAAGGTAGTCCAAATATCCGATGGAGCGGAATGCGTAGAGCCCTTCGTCGAAGGTTAGTTCGGCGGAGCCTAAATTCCAGAGCCGGAATCCCGCGCCGATGATGACGATGCCGATGAGCGCGATGGCGACGCGATGTTTTGCGAAGAAGTTCATATCAGATGTTCAGACGGAAGACGTTGAACACCGTAACGCCCTCTGCGTTTTTTATTTCATCTACCGGAGCGGCTACGCGCGCAATTTCTTCCGCGGCACGCGTGCGCGCGTCGCTCGCCGGTATTGCCGTCATGACGCTTTCGTTTGCTGCCGTGATGATGGTCACATCCGTAAACCCGAGCGTGCGGTAGAAGCCCGCTCCTTGCCCGCGCATTTTTTCCGAAAACTGCGTCAGTGAATGGATCGGCGCGAAGTTGTACAAACGGCGGCGTTCAAAAATCCATACCCACGGGAACCATTGCATGCGGTCATCAAAAATCAAGAGGTGTGTTTGGATTGGTTGCGTGGGATTCTTCGCGAGCGCCGCGCGGATGCGTGATTCTTGGTACGCGGCAAGCTGCGGCTCTTCGGAAAAAATGACGATGGTGGAGAGTTCGGGGTGTTCGGCGTAGAAGTTTTTGACATATGACTCCAGCGCCGCAAATCCCGTGAACGCGGGGCGGTTTTTCGCGAGAAGGAGGGGATTCGCGATGAGCGGCGTCGGCAGAAGCTGGCTTTGCGCGGCAAAAATAATCTCCCATAATCCCGCGAGTGTTACGACGGTGATGAATAGCACCCTTGTTTTATTGTTCGCGGCGGCGGATTGCCATAGCCGGGTTGTGCCGATGCCGACAACGAGCGTCACAAACGGCAAAAGTACCGTTCCGAAATGGTCGTCGCCGGAAGTGATGCCAAGCATGACCAGCGCCCAGAGCCCGCCGAGTCCGAAAAGCGCATATGTCGCGCGCGTTTCGGGGCGTTGCCATGCACGCATCGCGGCCGCGGCAAGCGCTGCGAGTAAGAGCGCGATGAATCCCGCGCTTGCATTGCGGATGCCGAGTGATGCCGCCACCGCGGCGATATTGAAATTTTTTGTTGCTACGCGCGTCAGAACCTTAAAATCTTCCGGGTGTTGCCCCGTGAGCGTTGAAAGCGCCGCGTCAACATGTCCGCGCGTGCGGAACATCATCATGTTGTAGATGATGATGGGGGAGATGAGGATGAGTATTGTGGCGCACCCGGCGTAGAACCATTTTTCTTTCCACGCTCGTCGCTGCCACGCGAGTAACGCGACGAGGAACACCGGTCCCATAAAGAGGAATGTGTATTTGGTGAGCAGTCCCGCGCCTACGCACGTCCCCCACCAC
Above is a genomic segment from bacterium containing:
- a CDS encoding glycosyltransferase family 39 protein, with the protein product MNRHATIYILLGILALGLGLRLWNLSLPDIASDDALYSLRSVDYVDYVASTNKQSTPVSWFPTSQWWQSLSFHDAPPLVFITQWISFQLFGDNAVAARLPFVAAGVLAIYGAYLLGTLTAGTTAGLVAAATLAVSNYAIWISRIGYLEGFLVPEILFALYFFIKAKNAPKNYLWWGTCVGAGLLTKYTFLFMGPVFLVALLAWQRRAWKEKWFYAGCATILILISPIIIYNMMMFRTRGHVDAALSTLTGQHPEDFKVLTRVATKNFNIAAVAASLGIRNASAGFIALLLAALAAAAMRAWQRPETRATYALFGLGGLWALVMLGITSGDDHFGTVLLPFVTLVVGIGTTRLWQSAAANNKTRVLFITVVTLAGLWEIIFAAQSQLLPTPLIANPLLLAKNRPAFTGFAALESYVKNFYAEHPELSTIVIFSEEPQLAAYQESRIRAALAKNPTQPIQTHLLIFDDRMQWFPWVWIFERRRLYNFAPIHSLTQFSEKMRGQGAGFYRTLGFTDVTIITAANESVMTAIPASDARTRAAEEIARVAAPVDEIKNAEGVTVFNVFRLNI